A stretch of DNA from Phycisphaerales bacterium:
TGACTGACGGGACTGTGGCTTGGTTCACAGCTGTTTTTTGGCCACAGATTGGTGGCCTGTTGGGTTTTGGTCCTTTGGCAGCGTACAATTTGAATGATACATCGAGGGGCAATTCAGGTTTGATCGGGCTCGGTCTGAAACAAGCTCAGTGAATAACTCTGTAAGCTCCAGCTAATAGCTCTGCTTCGCATCTCAGCTAAAAAGTAAAGCTGAAGTGTGAGCGAAGAAAACGAAAAGGGACACGTCTATGATCCGCATTCTTCTTGCAGCAACAATGACCCTTGCAATCGCAGTTCCAGCACTGGCTCAGTCGAATACGCTTGGAGTTGGGTCTGATGCACCTGGTCTTGCAATTAATGATTGGGTCAAGGGTGATCCTGTTGCAATCGAAAATGACAAGGTTTATCTCGTTGAGTTCTGGGCAACATGGTGTGGGCCGTGCAAAGCAAGCATTCCTCATCTCACCTCACTTCAAGAAAACTATGGCGATGAAGGTCTCGTTGTTATTGGTGTGTCGATCGATGATGAAATCGAGACGGTTGAGAAATTTGTGAAGTCCCAGGGCCGCAAGATGGATTACACAGTTGCTTTCGATAATCGTAAACGTACGCAGAGAGCATGGATGGGGCGCGCTAAGAAAAAGGGAATCCCTTGCTCCTTCCTCGTAGATGGTCAAGGTAAGCTTCAGTTCATTGGTCACCCGCAGGATGAGGAACTTGAAGAGACCATTGAGTTGGTACTAGACGGTCGATACAACAAAACGTTGATGGATGCAGCCAAGCCTCACTTGGCTGAGATTGATCGAGCTCGCAAGGTTCAGGATTTTCGGATGGCTGAGAAGGTTCTTGATGAAGTCATCGCTACTGAGCCAATGGTCTTTGCCCATCTCATGCTCGAGAAATTTGAGATGAAGTTGATTGAACAGAATGATTCCCGTGGCGCCTATCAATATGCACGCGAAGTGATCAATACGCGGCAAATTGAAGATCCAATCATGTTGACTTGGTTGGCGGAAAAGATCGTGACGGATCCGAATATTCCTGATAGTGACCGTAACTTTGAGGTTGCCTTGGAAGCTGCAAATGCTTCGGTTGAGAATGGTCGACCAAATGATCCTCGTACAATTTCAACGGTCGCAATGGTCTATGCTCACCAGGGAAATATTGATGATGCGGTCGATGCTCAGAAGCAAGCTTGGTACAACGCACCACGTAAGCATAAAGAAGAGCAGTATCGATTACTAAAGCAGTACATCGAGGAAAGCGATCGCCAGAAGTCAAAGACTTCAATCCAGTAAAAGAGCGTGGAACGTTTTCCTGATGAGTGAATTGCGGTGAAAGTGGGGGAGTGCGAATAAAGTGGCTCTCAGCACACAGCGAAATATCATCAATCAACCGATCTCTCAAGCGTTGATTGCGCCGTCAATACTCTCAGCAGATTTTGCAAATATGGGTCGCGACTGTCGCCAAGTTCTTGAACTTGGTGCAGAGGTCCTTCATATCGACGTCATGGATGGGCACTTTGTGCCCAACCTCACGATGGGGCCAGCCATGTGTCAATGGCTGCGAGCGGCATTCCCTGATGCATGCCTCGACGTCCACATGATGGTTGATGATCCTGGTCGATTTCTCGATGACTTTGTTGCCGCGGGCATTGATAACTACACCTTTCATATTGAAGCGGTCCCAGAGCCAATCGCACTCATTGAACGCATTCATGATGCCAAATTGACCTGTGGTCTTGCGATCAAGCCAGATACGCCAGCAGCGGACATCCTGCCATTTATAGAGCTGGTGGATTTGGTTCTTGTGATGAGTGTGCATCCAGGTTTTTCAGGTCAAGCTTTCATTCCTGAGGTCCTAGAGAAAACCAGGCAGATATCACCTCTCCTGCGTGAGAACCAGCGGCTTGAGATGGATGGTGGACTCAATCCTGAGACCGCTCCGGCAAGCAAGGAAGCTGGGTGTGATCTGCTTGTTGCCGCCTCAGCTATTTTTGGCGTTCCAGATAGGGAGGCAGCTATCGCAGCATTGCGTCGATAATGCTGGTGTTAGCTTGCTAAGATACGCTGAGCCCTCGGTGGGCTCGTCATGCTCTGGGAGTGAGATGCTCTGGACTGACATGGGACGCAGCACATGCCAAACCGAACTTGGGCCGATGATCTAAAAACACAAGAGGAAGGTCGCAAGTCGATCCCCGAGGGGCTATGGATTCGTTGCCCCGCATGCGCCGGTATTCTCTTTCGTCGCTCAGTAGAAAATAACTTGTGGGTGTGTCCAGAGTGCCAGCATCACTTCCGTGTTTCGGCAGAACAGCGAATTGAACAGCTCGTTGATCCAGGAAGTTTTGAGCCAATGAACGCCACCATGGCGTCAATGGATCCACTGGGTTTTGTTGATCTTAAGCCTTACACCAAACGTATTGAAGACGCCCAACGAAAGACCGGCCAGTCAGATGGCGTGCAAACTGGTCGGGCCTTCATTAAGGGCCGAAAAGTCATTGTGGCCTGTATGGACTTTACTTTCCTTGGTGGATCGATGGGCTCAGTGATCGGTGAGAAGATCACCCGAGCGATTGAAGCTGCGACAGACCATGATTTGCCATTGGTCGTTATTAGCGCCTCTGGTGGCGCACGAATGATGGAATCGGGCTATTCGCTCATGCAAATGGCCAAGACAAGTGCTGCCTTAGCAAGATTCGACGATATGGGTGGCCTGTTCATCTCTGTTCTAACGGATCCAACCACTGGTGGTGTCACAGCCAGCTTTGCGATGTTGGGTGATGTCATACTTGCGGAGCGCAAAGCACTGATCGGTTTTGCTGGGCCCCGTGTGATTGAGCAGACGATTCGACAGGAGCTTCCAGAAGGATTCCAGCGAGCAGAGTTCTTAGAAGAACATGGCTTTGTTGACAGGGTGGTTCACCGTAGTGATCTGCGTAGTGAGATCGGTAGCATCATCGATTACACAGGTAAGTAGAACTGTGCAGCATGGCAGCAGTGCATCACATTATTCAAAACGATGAAAATTTGTCTTCACGGCACCGTCGCTATCAATTGGATCAGCTTCGGCCTTGGTGCGGGCAATGTTGGCCCTGGTGGCTGACCGCGGTAGCGATCTGCGTAAGTGGTATTTTTTTCCTCTTGGCAGTGCCGCCATTGAACCTATGGCCTCTGATATTTGTGGTGTTGGTGCCCATGTCAATGGCAGCCCTCAGTTCACGGCGCCGCTGGCATGCTTTGGTACTGACTTGGATCGTGTGGTTTATTGTTTGGCTGATACTCAATAGATGGATTGGTGATGTCACTGGGCCAGGCTATCCCTTGCTTTGCGCCTACCTGGCGATCTATCCATTGATTTACGTCTGGCTATTTCGCCGTGTTGCTCGGTCAAGGACTTTTGCAAAGCTCCCACTGGCGTTGATCGCAGCCATCCTTTGGACAGGGATTGATTTTGTGCGGGGCAACATCATCTTCTCAGGTGATCCCTTTTACCTTCTTGCTCATCCAACACTTCCATGGGCCAGTTTTGGCCAGTCGGCGGATCTGTTTGGTGCGTATTTTTCAAGCTTTCTAGTCGCATTCGTATCTGGCGGTCTCATGGATCTTGGTGTTGCCTGGGGGCCGCTTAGCAGAGGCCAAGACGCTCATTTAGAGAGCCCGCCAAGACGCTCGCGTTTCATTGGATGCTGGGGGTTCGCATCAGCGATTGTGGTTGTTGTCGTGAATTGGGGATATGGAAGCTACCGGCTTGGTCAAAACGCACAGCTCGAAGCTGGCCCAGCAGCACTGGTGATTCAGACCAATCTTCCTCAGAACAACAAAATTTTTCGTAGCCCTGACCAAGAGGTCGTTGATGTTGATGACATGATTCAGCTGACGCTTGAGGCTGCGACCGATCTAAACCAGCAAGGGCAGCCCATCGATCTTGTCTTATGGCCCGAAACAATGCTGCCTGCCGGTGGCTTGGAACTTGAAACAGCGGCGTGGCTCGCAGACCAGGGCTACTACCCAGGCACGTACTATCTGGAGCTGGCCCAAGCACTACAACAGCGACTGGACTGCCCGCTCATATTGGGGTCTTCGGCGTATCTAGGCATGCAGCTGGAGGGGGAATATCTCCGTCCGTCTGAAGAATACAACGCGGTTTACCTTGTGACAGGTGAACCACCCTATGCTCGCTACGACAAACAATTGCTCACGCCATTTGGCGAAACAATTCCCTATTTGGATCAATGGCCTTGGCTTGAGGAGCAGGTTCTTTCGCTTGGTGCGCCCGGTTTGCGTCTGACACTCGAGGCGGGGAAGAACCAAAGGCCATTGACAGTTCCACAGCAAGATCATCTCAGGATTGCAACGCCAATCTGTTTTGAGGCAACCAATGCCCGGCTGACCCGGCAGCTCGTGAATCAAGATCCTGATCATCCGGCCCAGTTGATTGCAAATCTGAGTAACGATGGTTGGTTTGGCGATGATGTTGGCGGTCGCCAAGCTCATGTACAGGCAGTCCGCTTTCGCGCTATTGAAAATCGAACGCCAATCATTCGCGCGGTGAACACTGGATTGAGTGTCTGGCTTGACTCCAATGGCGTCATCCGTGGTACTGTAGGAGAAGGACGCTACGGCCAGGCACAGAGAGCAGGATGGCTTTGGGCACCAGTGGAACTCGATGCTCGCAAGCCTTTTTATGCTCTGGTTGGTGATATCTGGGGTTGGTTTTGCCTGGTCGCGGTCGTTGTTGTTCTCGTCTGGCTGATGTTGGAGCGCACAAGGAGGTCGCCGACATGTACGGGCAAATTATCTCACTCATCCTGAGATCAATCGTCGTAATGGCAGTTCTTAGCTGTGGCATGTTCCATGCAGGTTGTGTGACTGGGGCAGGCGAACAAGAGTGGAGCACCAAGTCTCAGTCGGTTCTTGAAGGCGGGCCACAGGAACTTAATGTGCCACCAAAAAGGCTCGAGACCCTGGACATGCTGGAGGCCGATCAACGCGGTTATAGGGCGGTTGCTATCGACTTGCTCTATCAAGCCGCACAGTCGGAACATGCACTCTTGAGAGCTCATGCAATGGAGGCAACCCATGGAGCGCCAGCATCAGCGGAGGTCATTCTTGCTGGCGGACTCGCAGATACCAATCGAGGGGTTCGGTTTTCTGCGGCGATGACCATAGGTGATTTAAAGCTTGTTGATTTGGCGCCCCAAGTTGAATTGCTCACGGAAGATGCATCACTCTCGGTTCGTGCAGCGGCACTTTATGCGTTGACGCAAATTGGTCAGGAGGTTGATCTCACACTCCTAGCGGAAATGTTGTTCAGCGGCGACCCTGAGCTCAAGGCAAATGCTGCAATGGTGCTCGGGCGTCTGGGTAATAAGACAGCAGTGCCGGTTCTCAAAGCAGCAATTGGTAAGGGGCTTCAAAGAGTTGA
This window harbors:
- the accD gene encoding acetyl-CoA carboxylase, carboxyltransferase subunit beta codes for the protein MPNRTWADDLKTQEEGRKSIPEGLWIRCPACAGILFRRSVENNLWVCPECQHHFRVSAEQRIEQLVDPGSFEPMNATMASMDPLGFVDLKPYTKRIEDAQRKTGQSDGVQTGRAFIKGRKVIVACMDFTFLGGSMGSVIGEKITRAIEAATDHDLPLVVISASGGARMMESGYSLMQMAKTSAALARFDDMGGLFISVLTDPTTGGVTASFAMLGDVILAERKALIGFAGPRVIEQTIRQELPEGFQRAEFLEEHGFVDRVVHRSDLRSEIGSIIDYTGK
- the lnt gene encoding apolipoprotein N-acyltransferase, whose translation is MAAVHHIIQNDENLSSRHRRYQLDQLRPWCGQCWPWWLTAVAICVSGIFFLLAVPPLNLWPLIFVVLVPMSMAALSSRRRWHALVLTWIVWFIVWLILNRWIGDVTGPGYPLLCAYLAIYPLIYVWLFRRVARSRTFAKLPLALIAAILWTGIDFVRGNIIFSGDPFYLLAHPTLPWASFGQSADLFGAYFSSFLVAFVSGGLMDLGVAWGPLSRGQDAHLESPPRRSRFIGCWGFASAIVVVVVNWGYGSYRLGQNAQLEAGPAALVIQTNLPQNNKIFRSPDQEVVDVDDMIQLTLEAATDLNQQGQPIDLVLWPETMLPAGGLELETAAWLADQGYYPGTYYLELAQALQQRLDCPLILGSSAYLGMQLEGEYLRPSEEYNAVYLVTGEPPYARYDKQLLTPFGETIPYLDQWPWLEEQVLSLGAPGLRLTLEAGKNQRPLTVPQQDHLRIATPICFEATNARLTRQLVNQDPDHPAQLIANLSNDGWFGDDVGGRQAHVQAVRFRAIENRTPIIRAVNTGLSVWLDSNGVIRGTVGEGRYGQAQRAGWLWAPVELDARKPFYALVGDIWGWFCLVAVVVVLVWLMLERTRRSPTCTGKLSHSS
- the rpe gene encoding ribulose-phosphate 3-epimerase, whose protein sequence is MALSTQRNIINQPISQALIAPSILSADFANMGRDCRQVLELGAEVLHIDVMDGHFVPNLTMGPAMCQWLRAAFPDACLDVHMMVDDPGRFLDDFVAAGIDNYTFHIEAVPEPIALIERIHDAKLTCGLAIKPDTPAADILPFIELVDLVLVMSVHPGFSGQAFIPEVLEKTRQISPLLRENQRLEMDGGLNPETAPASKEAGCDLLVAASAIFGVPDREAAIAALRR
- a CDS encoding thioredoxin-like domain-containing protein — protein: MIRILLAATMTLAIAVPALAQSNTLGVGSDAPGLAINDWVKGDPVAIENDKVYLVEFWATWCGPCKASIPHLTSLQENYGDEGLVVIGVSIDDEIETVEKFVKSQGRKMDYTVAFDNRKRTQRAWMGRAKKKGIPCSFLVDGQGKLQFIGHPQDEELEETIELVLDGRYNKTLMDAAKPHLAEIDRARKVQDFRMAEKVLDEVIATEPMVFAHLMLEKFEMKLIEQNDSRGAYQYAREVINTRQIEDPIMLTWLAEKIVTDPNIPDSDRNFEVALEAANASVENGRPNDPRTISTVAMVYAHQGNIDDAVDAQKQAWYNAPRKHKEEQYRLLKQYIEESDRQKSKTSIQ
- a CDS encoding HEAT repeat domain-containing protein, coding for MYGQIISLILRSIVVMAVLSCGMFHAGCVTGAGEQEWSTKSQSVLEGGPQELNVPPKRLETLDMLEADQRGYRAVAIDLLYQAAQSEHALLRAHAMEATHGAPASAEVILAGGLADTNRGVRFSAAMTIGDLKLVDLAPQVELLTEDASLSVRAAALYALTQIGQEVDLTLLAEMLFSGDPELKANAAMVLGRLGNKTAVPVLKAAIGKGLQRVDPARARVVEMQLAEALVQLGSLAELEAIHAALFAPSEQGELKALACQICGRLRDRSAFTTLMALALRTTQQQEAPEVRLLATEAIAMIEPHETPVEVAVAYLGDSEPSLRALAALSLGSSGDLSLLPQLAMLMEDENPSVQVAAATAVLRLPVPAQRLEIAVP